CTCTTCATAGTCATTGCCTGTGGCAGTGGGGCCACATAGTTATTCTACATTCAGTCTTCCTCCAGGACACCGTAGCTATATATGTTCTCTACTTCCTCGTGTGTCTCACCAGCTCCATTGTGAAATCCATATCTGTTTGCAGAACCTGTTAAAATGGAGTGTGGAAGGCCACAACACATTGTTAATGCAAAAGCGGAAAAAATGGTTTAGGATATTTGTTATTTCAAAAGTTACATTAAAATCAGCACCACAGTCCTACACATAGATTTATCTCATTAATGAGATGGTTTGACTCACTCTGTGCCACAGTGTTCATCTTTTTCTTCACCAGGTAGAGAATGACAGGGATCAGCAAAAGTAGGAATAATCCTGAAATCACTCCAGATGCAATGATGGGAGCCAGAGATGCTGGAAAGGGAACAGGGAATTACAAgagaaaagaacaaacaaacaaacaaataaggcTCAGGTGCTGGATGTTTACCTCTTACGATGACTGTCAGTGGTGCTGTCTGTCTTGACTTGAAGGTGCGGCTGGACACAGTGACCTCATAgacacagctgtagttgcccTGGTGGGAGTAGTCTGCCTCAGGAATGTAGAAGGAGGCTGAGTGGTTGATGGCGAGCTGAGTCCTGGTGCTGTTAGACCCATCAAAGATGAGGTGGAAGGAGCCTCCTTGGTGCTGTGGCTCAGTAGAGCAGATGAGGGAGAGGCTGTGGCCCCTGGTCACCTCTGGCCCCTGAGGCCCCCAGAACAGCCCTCCATCTGgggcactgagagagatgtTGGGCTGCACAAGCACCACTGGGGAAGGAGACAGTTTATCAGTGGAGGATTAATATGAGATGACACGTCGTGACTTAAAGCTAGATTGGCTCTTTATAGAGGTCTACCGTGCCTTGACAACTTTCTTAATGAGCTTAAAATGAATTGTAATTATTGAACAGAAGACTGTGATAATGGGATTACAGTTAGAAAGGGAAAAACTTAAAATATGGAATTTTATGGAATGGTACGGAAGCCCTGAACCgcaagtgaagaaaaaaaaaattgagatgctatcttgttatttcgagatcatatctcgttatttcgagataatatctcataatttcAAGATAAAAGTAACATCtcaaaataacgagataatatctcgaaataacgagataatataacgagataatatctcgaaataacgacttattatctcgaaataacgagataatatctgaaagtaaaaaaaaaacaaaacattttttttatatatattttttttacctaagtgtgttatctcgaaataacgagatagtatctcgtaattacgagatatcatctcgaaataacgagataatatctgagggggaaaaaaaaaagaaaatcttattttttttttacatatgtgtattatctcgaaattatgagatattatcttgaaataacgagatatgatctcgaaataacaagatagcatctcaattttttttttcttcacttgcGGTTCAGGGCTTCCGTGGAATGGAATGTTAATGGTTTCATATTAAACAATATCCTAACTAAAGATCCTATCATTATAAACAAGAAGATATCCTTATATCCATCCAGAGTCCAGACGCTTCAAAACATTACTTAACAACAATATGTCCAAATGTGATATGGCATTACCTATTACAGAGAGGCTGATAGTATCACTTTGGGGGGAAGTGAAATTACGTCTGGAAACCCTTGTTTGATACTGGCAATCGAAAGCTCCTTCGTGGGTAAAGTCCACTTGAGGAATGGTGAAATTGGCAGAAGTTCCAGTGTCTTCCACTGTCTCTGTAAATGACCCATTGGGCTGCTGTAGGGTGAATGTACCACCCTggtgctgtgtggagatggagcatCTCATCTGGGCAGACTGACCCCAAGGAACctctctgctggtttccagtgaAAGACTTGGCTTCTGTAGTACAACTGGTGCAAAACAATCAGTACAGAGGAAATGGAAATACAAACTGAAATATCACAGCAGGATTTCACATCTTGTTACAAATTTAGTTAAAAGAGGGGTTATACAGTAGGTAGCCATTTAGAAGTGAAGATATTCTTTAATACTGCTGCTTTATCATTTAGCTTGTTCCCAGCTTTACACAGCTCATATCAGTATCAATCTGTTTTTCAAGGTGAACCATCTGACTTCACATTCACTCACCTACAGTGATACTAATGGAGCGGCTCTTGTAGAAGCCAGAGCAGGGGCCACATGTGTAGCTGCCTGTGTCAGAGACATCCACAATAAAACGAGTGAAGGTCACACTGCTACTGTAGTAACTGTACTGTCTCATGATGGAAGAACCGTTTCTGTATAAACAGACATCCTTGTATTGACGGTCATAAATCCCGCCACACATGATACGAACAGTTTCTCCTGGTgagacagctgaatatggggAGCTGAGCAGGATGTAGGGTCTGTAAGATTGACCTGGAGGAGAGAGCAATTTAAGACCTTTAATGAAAGACTGTGCTTATAAAAAGTATTCAACCCCTTGGATATTTCCCCTGTAACGACATTCATAAATGGCAAATGTATTACTTCTTGTGGCCTCCGTCTTAACAATGAGTACAAATAGCAatgcagatttaaaaaaaaaaaaaaagattgcaaAATCAAAAATAGCTCTCAAGTTTATTTGAATGGAGAAACACTTCACTTACCAGCTACTGAAGTGACACAGAGACAAAATACTAtgaagagagaataaaagagttTAGTATATACATTACTGCATCCCTAAAATGATTGTCCACCCCGGTGCATTGGGACATTTGACCCTTTAAGAAAAGGCCATCCTCAGCACAACAgtttcctttctcctctcagTGGTGAGAAATTCCCCTGCTTTGGTTAGCGAGTAGTTGAAGTTCTTAACCGATTTTCTTTGTATAAGTATGCTTACTTGCTCTGCACAagcttaaaggaaccgtatgtaagaaatatatttcaattaatcataaaatggctgatatgtatgtcactagacattaataaatcatgctcatttcaaatgcTTATATCacagacaacagtagtccggccaggaTATTATCACTTGAAAGCGTGAAGTTGCAgtcctcaactgatgttgatgtttacatattgtgtgttttggcttGATGTGCCACCCTCCACGTATCTACTAATCACAGAGTCAGTAGCCTAGTATTTTGGCATCTGGATTGCCAACTTTGACTCtgagttttggccaaaatcctacatactgtTCCTTTAAGTATAACTACATCAAAGTCCCTTCTACAAGTCTAGATTCTGACCCAGTGATAGTTTCCTCTGAATAAGAATGTCAAAAACGGTTGCAAATttgacagggggggggggggggggcatttaccTAACAGGTTGGATCTCTGAAAATAGGTGAGCGCTCCTAAATATTTCAAACTTGAATGTCTGCTATTTAAGCTAATACTAAACTTTCTAGGTTTTGCTTTCATTTCTAGATTATCCTGCCATATCCAACTTCCTATTTCAACTTTTCTATTCAACTTTTTGCTATTCAACCTTTTTCATCAACACTTTTACTTAGtgagtattatgtgtgtgttgatggggtaggagagagaatgatgtcCTTGGGAATGGACGTCAATTAACTTCTTTCCACAAAGACCAATTGAGCAAATCCAAATTTGCGTACACGTTAGTTTGGGTTCAACCATGCTAAGACTTGACCATTTGTCTTGTACATATTTGAAAGCAAAACATATTAGATTTGATATTTCACAACACAAATGCATAGCTTTATTTTATTGAAAGCATTTTAAACCAAAATGGAAAAGCACagttctatatactgtatgtatttgtagGTCAACATATGTTGTCTACGGATAGGGCGCTAATCTCAACAATGCATGCAGTCATACAATTGAAATTGAGtttaaacaagcaaacaaacaaacaaacaaacaaacaaacaaacaattaaaacaTTTGAATTCCAGATAAATGTACCAGTGAATTAATTTATTTGTATGATTATATGATTTTTGGATTTCTTGTGGGCTGTGGAATAAAGGGGGAAGCTCCTTTAATCCCACAATGTGCCACTGCTTGGTAAAACATCCATAAATATGTTGATACGGCAGAGGAGTTCACATTGCACATTCAGATAAGAAAAGAGAGTTTAATTTTACCTGAGACAACAGCGAGGACAGCCATCGACATCTTTGTCTCTGATGAGAGTTTCATGAAATGGGCatgtcttcctctttctcagtTCCTTTTAGTCTCTTTTACCCACACTGTGGTCAAGAAAGTCATCAAAGCTATGTCAGCAAATTAGTATGTCATCAtacttattaaaaaaaaaaaaaaaaaaaaaaaaaaatgttggctGACCAATTACAATATATCTCAAAATTAATATAGCTcagccatagactgtaaaaatgtatttttgaatTATTACAGTGGCATACtcattgtttgctttttttttattatttataataAACAATGGAGCAACTGTATTTCACCTGAGGAGGCGCTGAAactgattttctttttattgtaaaataatgtttattttggtgttcccaaaacacctgtaacttcatgcatttattctgtgaatggGACATGGGTATTGGTACTTTACACTCTaaatgtccatatacttttccaTTTCCACATGGATTTTCATGGCCCTACTAACTACCCCACATACACATGAAAATGACAAGTAattacaaacatgccttgtcaTTTGTTGTGGAGACTTGAAATGAtgggaaaacattaataagCTGATTCCAGATAAAATAGTGATTGACACCAAATTAATAAAATTAAGAAGTCTAGGGCTCTTTTGGAcgtcaagagacatttagtgCAGACATTACTGTAAATTGTTTACAAATGCTTATTATGAATTGGTCTCCATCCTAGAAAATTTGGGGAGGTTAAGGAAAATATTTGTCTAAATGTCAATGCCCAAACATGGCATGAgtttcaagctgtaaaaatgaaagaatttcaaggtctgAAAAATATCTGAAGACACAGAAGAgtacagaaatatttcacaggtcTTGGTTTTAGGACACATTGATGATAaagacaaagtttgaacaacATCTGAGATAGTAAcaaccttgtctgatttgacacaaaatcactcaTTTAGATTTTTTGTCAGTAGGCTAAACCTTTTGATCTCCTATCAATTTGAACCACAGGCCACAACATAAGAAGAGGAAGCAGACGAAAATTTTCACCAAAAGTGATAATTTATTAAACAATTTACAAACATTTAACAAAAGCAATAATTATGTCTAGAGGGTAGaggtatgtgtgttcatgctctTTGactgagtaggagtgtgtgcatcgaaaatgagagaaacagaagagTGCATGTTGCCTTGCTTTCATTAGCCAGGTAAGTCAACTGCCAAACTACATgatagcactgtagctgcatgACCGGTATAGGAAGTTGTTGCATCAttgcactgtagcctactcttcaTAGCATGTTCATAGctcgacagacagacagacagacagacagacagacagacagactgacagatagATAGTTACACAGTTAGTTTACTACTTCATCAGTTATTATAGTTGATGCATTTTGCTGGTAGGCTGTTAATAAAAATGATGCATATCTGAGGTATGTCATCTGGTAAATAATATCAATTTGGTCACCTATATTTCTTAAATTATACTTGATGCAAATTTGGCCTATATTTCAAAACCCcacttttttttatgtcacaatTGGGACACATTACAGAATGAGTGTAGGTCAGTTTTCTACCAACAGCTAATATGGTGTGCTGAAGAGATGCAGTTTTTAACTAAGTTTTAAGATGAAAATTATGCCACATAATGACGTATTTTgagatacacaaacatgcatgtggTTTGTCAAGTGCTTACCCTGATCAAGGCACTGCTTAAGTCAAGTCTGGATCTGTGAGACTACTACATGACATCCAAACATACCCCAACAGTCTCAGTTATAGTTTTGATAGATGTCATCCTCTTCATAGTCATTGCCTGTTGCAGTTGGTCCATGCAGCTCTTCTACATTCACATAGTCTTCTTCCAGATCTCCTTCAGTGTCATCCTCTTCATAGTCGTTGTCTATGGCATTTGGGCCATGcagctcttcttcttcttccagaTTTCCACCAGTGTCTTTACCATGATCCCTCTGGACAGCGGGCATGACTGCATACGTATAGATGTTCTCATCTTCATCAGGTGACCCACCTGTTCCATGATGAAATTCATATGTGCTGGCAGAACCTGTTCCAAGGCATTTGTTTTGAGACCACAattataaatactgtacattagtGGAAGaaacagtttttgcagtgtgtatttagcggtacacaatatgaccgccgctcagttctcaattctctccacaaaaataaattacgCTTCTCAACTTTCCTGTACagtatctccgatttgtgcaatatatgtttatactgtatctccTATACTCTTGCAgttcatgtgtatatgagtgtgtgcatgtgtgagtttgcttttgtgtttaaaaagtgtgtgtgtgtgtgtgtgtgtgtgtgtgtgtgtgtgtgtgtgtgtgtgtgtgtgtgtgtgtgtgtgtgtgtgtgtgtgtgtgtgtgtgtgtgtgtgtgtgtgtgtctgtgtgtctgtgtgtctgtgtgtctttgtgtctgtgtgtctgtgtgtgtgtctctgtgtgtgaatgtgcgcaTGTGCTACGCTaccggcggtcataattaatgAGATGATTTCTGACTCACTGTATATATCATTGTTCAtctggattgtgtgtgtatgtgtgtcactcAAACACTTTTTCTTCACAAGGGATCAGTAAAAGTAGGAACAGCCCTGAAATAACTCCAGATGCAATGATGGGAGCCAGGGATGCTGGAAAATTAGCAGGTCATTACAAgagaaaacaataaacaaacaaacaaataataacttTGACGGTCagtggtgctgtctgtgttgaCTTGAAGGTGCGGCTGGACACAGTGAGCTCATAgacacagctgtagttgcccTGGTGGGAGTAGTCTGCCTCAGGAATGTAAGGAGGCTGAGTGGTTGATGGTGAGCTGAGTCCTGGTGGTGTTAGACCCATCAAAGATGAGGTGGAAGGAGCCTCCTTGGTACTGTGGCTCAGTAGAGCAGATGAGGGAGAGGCTGTGGCCCCTGGTCACCTCTGGCCCCTGAGGCCCCCAGAACAGCCCTCCATCTGgggcactgagagagatgtTGGGCTGCACAAGCACCACTGGGGAAGGAGGCAGTTTATCAGTGGAGGATTAATATGAGATGACACGTCAATAAGAAATAGAATGGCTCTTTATGCAAGTCAACAATGCCTCAATAACTTTGTTTGCagtatatccacaattttattGTAATTATTGAATAGTGGACTGTGGATTGCAGACAAGGGCCCGTCTTCACAAAAATgtttaaggctaaaagtagctcccaactggcgaatttaggagaaactccaaaAAAATCGGGCGTGTTACccctaactttaggactccttttttcactaaaagtaattcacaaagcataaagcctaaaagtagcttctaagtctaggacagcttaaaagaaTTCGAGAGGAcacctaactcactaagacctataaACAAACAATCCTAAACCACTTTTTGTAGCATTCCAAGTGACAATGTTTTGAATGAACATGCGTTTAAAGGAAGTCTCAATTGCAAGGGAATAATTGTGCATTGTAACTAAGGGATGCAATAATAACACCAACAACCAAAACCGTCATTGCGGGTGAGCTAAATGTAACATCTCATTGTTAAtcaaattaaatagtttctcctctttgtgaatgtaggctacgtgttttcatacagattcattcTAAACATGTTGCAAGCTGCTTCAATCCATACTGCTTTAATCCGTAGTGTATTTCATTATGCTACTGGGATATTTGCTCTGTCTTGctctttattcatttaggcctatttattcatcatcttccatccttcacagtacttatagcacacacattctcagctAAGCCAACTAAGACCTGTCACCTGTCGCTCGTCATCGTaagggaggtttttgccatcattcccacATTATAATCATAAGTCAATCAAGTcaacgtcaaccatagcaacggagCTCTTATCTTATCTTGATTAGTTGACATTTTTCCTTACTAAGAGGAGGTCTgagaggctttgtgaataacttttaagagaaaactTCTAACTAAGATCTTTTagtgcgatttaggagtactcctagtggtaaaataaaatgctttgtgaataccgGCCCAGGGATTGCAGTTAAAAAGTCTAAAGTTTAATGCTATAAGATGGAAGTTTTCATATAAAATAATATCCTAACTCCTTATGTCCAAACCTGTAAATCTTTACCACATTACTTAACAAAATGCCGAAACCACTTAGATCATAACGAAATGTCCAAATCCTCCAAAACACTACTTACTgtaacaaaacacagacatatgtacatacagtataattggATTACCTATTACAGAGAGGCTGACTGTATCACTTTGGGGGGATGTAAATTCACGTCTGGAAACGCTTGTTCGATACTTGCAGTAGTAGGGTCCTTTATGGATGAAGTCCACTTGTGGAATGGTGAAGAGGGCAGAGGTTCCAGTGGTGCCCTTTGTCTCAAATgacccagagagctgctgtaggGTGAATGTACCACCCAggtgctgtgtggagatggaaCATCTCATCTGGACTGACTGACCCAAAGAAACCCTTATCCCCTGTCATCCTCTTCATACTTGTTGTTTGTGGCAGTTAGGCCTTGCTGCTCTTCTACATTCACATAGTCTTCTTCCAGATCTCCATCAGTGTCTTTACCGTGATCTCTGGTGAGCAGGCAGGTCTGCATTTAAATAGATCTTCTCATCTTCATCAGGTGACCCACCATCTGGTCCATGATgaagtctgtatgtgtttgcagaACCTGTTGAAATAAAATGGAGTGTGAGAGACCACAATACATTCTTACACAAGTGGAAAAGATGGCTCTAGGTATTTCAGTCAATAATTGAATGGTTGACGGCACATTATAATGGTTTAGTATTTCAAAGCTTTACATATTATTACTGTTTCTCAGGAGAGAACCATGCCATTAATTGGAGAATTCAGGTTTGAGGCTCAAAAGGGGATTTATTGAACATTTTTTGAAAGAGTGAAAAAGCAGACTCGAAAACTCGAAAACCTATCCTGGCTCCGCCTGTCGTACTTCCGCCCACACTGAaaattgattggttgacttaCTGGTTGGCATTAGGGAGCCGGTATCAATATTCGGAGACTCTAGGAACTTCCGGGAGACTTGGGATTACCCAacattagtgattgaactccaatgttttcaaacttcagacaagcgtccaccgccaaccaggaaatacacgtttgccaatggatctaggccagacccTGATTCTGAACTTCCTCCAGGAGTTGTTGGAGCAAGGGAAAGCTGCATCAACTATTAAGGTGTACGTGGCGGCTATTTCAGCTTGCCATTTTGACATCGGAAATACTAGCCCAGGCTCTCATCCTCTGGTGATACGTTTCATGGCAGGCGTGAGACGTATCAGGGTGCCTCACCCCGTTCTTTTCCCGGCATGGGATCTATTAGTGGTTCTGCGTGCACTGGCGGAGCCGCCCTTTGAACCTCTTCAGTCAGTAGACATTAAGACGTCGTCACTCAAAACTGCATTAGGCTACTGGTGGCGTTGGCCTCCGCTaagcgagtgagtgagatacATGCGCTCTCAGTACATCCTTTCTGTTTACGCTTCTCAGCTGGTGGTGAGAGGGTagtgctactgtatgtcccaAAGCATCTTTCACCCCTAAAGTGGTCACAGCTCCTTTTCAGAATCAGAGAATTGAGCTGTCTAGTTTTTCACCGCCTCCTTTTGCCTCGGTGGAAGATGAAAAATGTAATAAGTTATGTCCTGTGCGTGCGCTGTGTTTTTCCCTGGATAGCACAAAGGGGTTTAGACGCTGTGagcagctgtttgtgtgttatgggGCGGCCTCAAGGGGTAAGGGCGGCCCTTTCTAAGGACAGGCTGGCGCATTGGATAGTGGAGGTACAAGAGCCTAGACTTAGAGCTAGGGTGACCATACATCTGGATTTCGGGAGGACAGTCTGGTTTTCGAGCCCTTTGTGCGGATCTCTCTCTGCGTCAGGAGTTAGGAGTGATTGTATAAGTGAGCTTTGTTTGGATGTCATCTGGCGATCAAGTCCCATAGAGTAATAGGTCTGGTCCCTACTCAGGGAACCAGTGTTACAGTTGTAACCCAGACATTATCAAGAGGTAAATACTGCCACCTAGAGGTGAAACCAAATGTAAAAATATGTTTGAAATACACATACTgtggtgtaggcctatgtttgtgATAAAAACAGACGGCAAAATCTGTTGGCAAATGACAAAATCTGATTGCAAATGACACTTTAGTATTGTATGaagtgtaacagtgtaacagaGGTCGTCTCTCCTAGATCACTCTGTGTTGTGTATGAAAGGATGGACGCCACAACCGAATGGAATTTTGTTGCTTTATTGCTCTGAGACAttagaaaagaaacaaataatCAGGCATGGAGCAAGCCAGGCGCATCAGGGAtcctctgcctcaggacagtCGCAAAAGAGCGCGACAAACAATTACGGTCGCACaaatttacataaaaaaaatattttcaaacaaTTATACAATACGTGGCATAGCACAGATAttagagaagaaagaaaatgatCAGGCATGGAGCGAGCCAGGCGCATCACAGCTCCTGCCAAACAGACCAGTTAAACCACTTATTACAGTAAAACATGACATATCTGTCAAGTCAACACCACATGGCATAACGCAGATAGCAGCACGCTTACTACTAGCCTAATACACACGCTAACTGGCTGCAGCATAAgaaaacattaaacatttacTCCAGTGTCATACATTTCATAGATGTTGTCTGA
The Sardina pilchardus chromosome 13, fSarPil1.1, whole genome shotgun sequence genome window above contains:
- the LOC134099892 gene encoding immunoglobulin superfamily member 1-like, whose product is MSMAVLAVVSVFCLCVTSVAGQSYRPYILLSSPYSAVSPGETVRIMCGGIYDRQYKDVCLYRNGSSIMRQYSYYSSSVTFTRFIVDVSDTGSYTCGPCSGFYKSRSISITVVVLQKPSLSLETSREVPWGQSAQMRCSISTQHQGGTFTLQQPNGSFTETVEDTGTSANFTIPQVDFTHEGAFDCQYQTRVSRRNFTSPQSDTISLSVIVVLVQPNISLSAPDGGLFWGPQGPEVTRGHSLSLICSTEPQHQGGSFHLIFDGSNSTRTQLAINHSASFYIPEADYSHQGNYSCVYEVTVSSRTFKSRQTAPLTVIVRASLAPIIASGVISGLFLLLLIPVILYLVKKKMNTVAQSSANRYGFHNGAGETHEEVENIYSYGVLEED